Proteins encoded together in one Impatiens glandulifera chromosome 1, dImpGla2.1, whole genome shotgun sequence window:
- the LOC124917970 gene encoding short-chain dehydrogenase reductase 3b-like, with the protein MEPDQPMIPPPNSSTDRLSGKIAIVTGGASGIGESTARLFAQHGATIIIADIQDDKGRQIASEIGNHRCTYIHCDVTDEHQVKSAIDLAITLHGTLDIMFSNAGIFGSASQTIVDLDLNNLDRVYTVNVRGMAACVKHAARVMIERRVKGSVICTGSVMSVQGGKTAPDYTISKHAVLGLVRAASQQLGLYGIRVNCVSPFGVSTPMSCGAFGTSPEEMEVLIEPFTPLKGVVLKTKHVADAVLFLASDDSAFINGHNIVLDGGFTA; encoded by the coding sequence ATGGAACCCGACCAACCAATGATTCCTCCTCCAAACAGTAGTACCGATAGACTATCAGGCAAAATCGCAATCGTAACCGGCGGCGCAAGCGGAATCGGCGAATCAACAGCTCGTCTCTTCGCCCAACACGGAGCAACCATTATAATCGCCGATATCCAAGACGATAAAGGCCGTCAAATCGCCTCCGAGATCGGCAACCATCGCTGCACCTACATCCACTGCGACGTCACCGACGAACATCAAGTCAAATCCGCCATAGATCTCGCCATCACCTTACACGGAACATTAGACATCATGTTCAGCAACGCCGGTATATTCGGATCCGCTTCTCAAACAATCGTAGATCTAGATCTAAACAACCTAGATCGCGTTTACACGGTTAACGTGAGAGGTATGGCTGCTTGCGTTAAACACGCGGCGCGTGTGATGATTGAACGGCGCGTGAAAGGAAGTGTGATTTGTACGGGGAGTGTTATGTCGGTACAAGGTGGGAAAACGGCGCCGGATTATACGATTTCGAAACATGCGGTGCTTGGATTGGTAAGGGCGGCGAGTCAACAGTTGGGTTTGTATGGAATACGTGTGAATTGTGTTTCGCCGTTTGGAGTTTCGACGCCGATGTCGTGTGGGGCGTTTGGAACTTCGCCGGAAGAAATGGAGGTTCTGATTGAACCGTTTACGCCGTTGAAGGGAGTTGTGTTGAAGACGAAACATGTTGCTGATGCTGTTCTTTTTTTGGCGTCTGATGATTCGGCTTTTATTAATGGTCATAATATTGTTCTTGACGGTGGTTTCACGGCTTAA